From Pagrus major chromosome 6, Pma_NU_1.0, one genomic window encodes:
- the LOC140997948 gene encoding leucine-rich repeat neuronal protein 2-like: protein MRPILVFLQTQCLLCVFVGVCVPGVVGSLPHALPWHVSCPSRCVCQIKPWFSPDSVYHEAPTVDCNDLLLTKLPLPIPTDTHTLRLQSNLLSELDTAVLHGLPNLTDLDLSQNRFSRVRTITQSSTLPTLLSLHLEENHLSRLPDASFSSLPALQELFLSHNNLHSIAPGAFTGLDSLLRLHINNNRLTTVDPRWFRALPRLEVLMLGGNPVEVLPERGFLALKSLRSLVLGGMGLRSLAEKALEGLEGLESLSFYDNLLTKVPTQALRRVPGLKFLDLNKNRIKLIETGDFQDMIHLKELGLNNMEELVSIEKAALENLPELTKLEITNNPRLSYIHPQAFLQLSRLESLMLNSNSLSALHQHIMLSLPRLQEVSLHSNPLRCDCLFHWAAEEASHPHIEDTQTDTRTPRMVRFIQPQATLCSEPPELRARRVREVSSREMSASCLPMIPTSSLPSYVGVREGGKLILHCRALADPQPELYWVTPSGLRLGPAPSHASKSLPAPAPCHSLTTSEGYNHTSASSISTNQAPDDTPCNPSKHYRLLPEGTLEINKVTPSEAGLYTCVAENALGADTRSVAVGVHGREKKRKKGMAAYMKRYPLFRADARLEVREVGQHYAILSWQSGRNLPSTRLSWQAIYSNAHTPTYTTRILAGTQSFNLTHLQAETFYRVCLHLGISEGTKHASRRSRESKKTECVSFRTKDVPEPQPSLQLSPELTSTAVTLLLLALILLLLAGQGCEPGEGAGKHHSTILQEVKSPKALIVNHKTDGSNEHQPKLSEKLLLHQDC, encoded by the coding sequence ATGAGGCCGATTTTGGTGTTTCTACAGACACagtgtctcctgtgtgtgtttgtcggtGTATGTGTGCCCGGCGTAGTGGGCTCGCTACCTCATGCCCTACCGTGGCACGTCTCCTGCCCATCACGGTGCGTGTGTCAGATCAAGCCGTGGTTCTCCCCTGATTCTGTCTACCATGAAGCTCCCACTGTGGACTGCAATGACTTGCTGTTGACCAAGCTCCCGTTGCCCATACccacggacacacacacgcttcgCCTGCAGAGTAACCTTCTGTCTGAGCTCGACACTGCTGTGCTGCATGGACTCCCCAACCTCACTGACCTTGACCTTTCCCAGAATCGCTTCAGTCGTGTCAGGACAATAACTCAGAGCTCCACCCTGCCAACTCTGCTGTCGCTACACCTGGAGGAAAACCATCTCAGTCGCCTCCCTGATGCCTCCTTCTCCTCGCTGCCAGCTTTGCAGGAACTCTTTCTCAGCCACAACAACTTACACTCAATAGCACCCGGAGCCTTCACCGGGCTGGACTCCCTACTGCGTCTGCATATCAACAACAACAGGCTCACCACTGTTGACCCTCGATGGTTCAGGGCCTTGCCTCGCTTGGAAGTTCTCATGCTCGGTGGAAACCCTGTGGAGGTCCTGCCTGAGCGGGGCTTCCTGGCCTTGAAATCCCTCCGCAGTCTTGTGCTTGGTGGTATGGGTTTGAGAAGCTTGGCTGAAAAAGCACTGGAAGGGTTGGAAGGCTTGGAGAGCCTCTCCTTCTACGATAACCTGCTGACAAAGGTCCCCACTCAGGCCCTTAGGAGAGTGCCAGGACTGAAGTTCCTCGACCTCAACAAGAACCGCATCAAACTGATCGAGACAGGAGACTTCCAAGACATGATCCACCTAAAGGAACTTGGTCTGAACAACATGGAGGAGCTGGTATCCATTGAGAAAGCCGCCCTGGAGAACCTTCCAGAGCTCACCAAGCTCGAGATCACCAACAACCCGCGACTATCCTACATTCATCCACAGGCTTTCCTCCAGCTGAGCAGGCTGGAGAGTCTAATGCTCAACTCCAACTCTCTGAGCGCTCTGCACCAGCACATCATGCTCTCCCTACCGAGACTTCAGGAGGTGAGCTTACACTCCAATCCGCTACGATGTGACTGCCTGTTTCACTGGGCCGCAGAGGAGGCCTCTCACCCTCACAttgaagacacacaaacagacacgcGAACGCCCCGGATGGTGCGTTTCATCCAACCCCAGGCCACACTGTGCTCTGAGCCACCAGAGCTGAGAGCCCGCAGGGTGAGAGAGGTGTCCTCCAGGGAGATGTCAGCCTCATGCCTCCCCATGATCCCTACCAGCTCCCTCCCCTCCTACGTCGGAgtaagagagggagggaaactGATCTTGCACTGCCGTGCTCTTGCAGATCCACAGCCTGAACTGTACTGGGTGACTCCCTCTGGGCTGAGACTTGGTCCTGCACCGAGCCATGCATCCAAAAGTTTACCAGCTCCCGCTCCCTGCCACAGCCTGACAACCTCTGAGGGATATAACCACACATCCGCCTCCAGCATCTCTACCAACCAGGCTCCAGATGACACTCCTTGTAATCCCTCCAAACACTACAGGCTACTGCCTGAGGGAACTCTGGAGATAAACAAGGTCACCCCCAGCGAGGCAGGATTGTACACCTGTGTAGCTGAGAATGCACTGGGAGCTGATACGCGCAGTGTTGCTGTGGGTGTTCatggcagagaaaaaaagagaaagaaggggaTGGCTGCTTACATGAAGAGATATCCACTATTCAGAGCAGATGCAAGGTTGGAGGTGAGAGAAGTCGGACAACACTATGCCATCCTGTCCTGGCAGAGCGGGCGCAACCTCCCATCAACTCGTCTATCCTGGCAAGCCATATActcaaatgcacacacacctacatacaCCACACGTATCCTGGCTGGCACACAAAGTTTCAACCTGACCCACCTGCAGGCAGAGACATTTTACCGAGTGTGTCTACATTTAGGGATCAGCGAGGGCACCAAGCATGCCAGTAGGAGATCAAGAGAGAGCAAAAAGACTGAGTGTGTTTCATTCAGGACAAAGGATGTTCCAGAGCCTCAGCCCAGCCTGCAGCTAAGTCCAGAGCTGACCTCCACAGCAGTCACACTACTGCTCCTCGCACTCAtcttgctgctgctggcagGTCAGGGCTGCGAGCCCGGTGAGGGGGCAGGAAAGCACCACAGTACCATCCTGCAGGAAGTCAAAAGCCCCAAGGCTCTGATCGTCAATCATAAGACAGACGGGAGCAATGAACACCAGCCAAAGCTGAGCGAGAAACTGCTGTTACATCAGGACTGCTGA